A single Methanofastidiosum sp. DNA region contains:
- a CDS encoding diadenylate cyclase, which produces MEIDPFVQAGISLFDETSADAVLVEVDSIKEMEKLQEFISSKDINLYGVSSNEKIKRKFDKIIFVPGILEKITIRLEFAISAAIMQDLLKNEDKIVYIGKLDSDYYNFIITRKTNQINAKGIYELFFSLKNVKTDIIYSVLSVAVQLGRKGKEGKPIGTTFIIGDCGNVMQKSSQITYNPFERSYVNINDVGVKNMIKEFSRLDGAFIISGEGKLLAASRYLEAGTDGISLPKGLGARHLSAAWMTKVTDAIAIVLAESDNMIRIFKKGELVWEVDPDEVKVD; this is translated from the coding sequence ATGGAAATCGACCCATTTGTACAGGCAGGCATCTCGCTCTTCGATGAAACAAGTGCAGACGCAGTTCTAGTTGAAGTTGACTCGATAAAAGAAATGGAGAAACTCCAGGAATTTATTTCATCTAAAGACATAAATCTATATGGGGTATCTTCAAATGAAAAGATTAAGAGAAAATTTGATAAGATTATCTTTGTGCCCGGTATACTAGAAAAGATTACGATAAGGTTAGAGTTTGCCATTTCAGCTGCAATTATGCAAGATTTATTAAAAAATGAAGATAAGATTGTGTATATAGGAAAACTTGATAGTGATTATTACAATTTTATTATCACAAGAAAAACAAATCAGATTAATGCCAAGGGCATCTATGAACTGTTTTTCTCTCTAAAAAATGTTAAAACTGACATTATTTATTCTGTTCTTTCGGTAGCCGTTCAATTGGGTAGAAAAGGTAAGGAAGGTAAACCAATAGGCACTACATTTATTATTGGAGATTGTGGAAACGTCATGCAAAAGTCTTCCCAGATAACATATAATCCATTTGAAAGAAGCTACGTCAACATAAATGACGTTGGGGTCAAAAATATGATAAAAGAATTCTCAAGGCTTGATGGGGCATTTATTATTTCGGGGGAAGGGAAACTGCTCGCAGCTTCAAGATATCTAGAAGCTGGAACAGATGGAATTTCCCTGCCGAAGGGACTTGGAGCGAGACATCTCTCTGCAGCGTGGATGACAAAAGTAACGGACGCGATTGCCATAGTTCTCGCAGAGTCTGATAACATGATTCGTATCTTCAAAAAAGGAGAGCTTGTGTGGGAAGTTGAC
- a CDS encoding translation initiation factor IF-2 subunit beta, translating to MGDEKTDYASLLKRAEELLPKNVFETSRFELPRADSFIMGNRTIVKNFREIASILNRDVDPFLKYILRELATAGNMSGQEAIFQGKFSSTVISEKIEKYAKESVICSECNRPDTRIIREDRITFLQCEACGARYPIKHA from the coding sequence ATGGGAGATGAAAAAACAGACTATGCGTCCCTTCTAAAGCGTGCAGAAGAGCTTTTGCCAAAAAATGTCTTTGAGACGAGTAGATTTGAGCTTCCCAGAGCGGACTCATTTATAATGGGGAACAGGACGATCGTTAAGAACTTCAGAGAAATAGCATCAATTCTAAACAGAGATGTCGACCCTTTCTTAAAATATATCCTAAGAGAGCTTGCAACTGCAGGGAACATGAGCGGGCAAGAGGCAATATTTCAAGGAAAATTTTCATCTACAGTTATAAGTGAAAAAATTGAAAAGTATGCCAAAGAATCTGTGATATGCTCTGAATGTAACAGGCCAGATACTAGAATTATAAGAGAAGATAGGATTACTTTTCTGCAGTGTGAAGCATGTGGCGCCCGCTATCCTATAAAACATGCATAA
- a CDS encoding TIGR00296 family protein, giving the protein MYNLDEGKKLVSIARKNIESYLVTRKNISIQDVPESFKVHCGVFVTLHTYPKNSLRGCIGYPEPVLPLIDAVLDASVSSATRDPRFQKVRPDELKNLVVEITVLTPPELVKVENTGQYPSKIEVGRDGLIVELGFRKGLLLPQVPVEENWDAEDFLCHTCQKAGLPLDCWMDKNTKIYKFQGQIFSETKPEGEVVEKSFMR; this is encoded by the coding sequence ATGTATAATTTAGATGAAGGGAAGAAACTTGTATCGATAGCAAGGAAAAATATAGAATCTTATCTTGTGACAAGGAAAAATATATCAATACAGGATGTCCCTGAATCATTTAAAGTTCATTGTGGTGTCTTTGTGACACTTCATACATATCCTAAAAATAGTTTGAGGGGGTGCATAGGATATCCAGAACCTGTGCTTCCTTTGATAGATGCCGTCCTTGATGCTTCAGTATCTTCAGCTACAAGGGATCCCCGTTTTCAAAAAGTTAGACCTGATGAACTAAAGAACTTAGTTGTTGAGATCACAGTTCTAACACCGCCCGAATTAGTCAAAGTTGAAAATACAGGCCAATATCCCTCGAAAATTGAAGTAGGGAGGGATGGACTCATCGTTGAATTAGGATTTAGAAAAGGCTTACTTCTTCCGCAGGTGCCAGTTGAAGAAAATTGGGATGCAGAGGATTTTCTTTGCCACACTTGCCAAAAGGCAGGACTCCCACTGGATTGCTGGATGGATAAAAATACAAAAATTTACAAATTCCAAGGACAGATATTTTCTGAAACTAAACCAGAGGGAGAAGTAGTAGAAAAAAGTTTTATGAGGTAA
- a CDS encoding NTP transferase domain-containing protein, whose protein sequence is MEAVILAAGKGVRLSPLTDEIPKPMLPLGDTTILGNIFKVFKSSGIEKISIIVGHKSEIIEDYIRNCNYEIDINFIEQKERLGTGHALMIASEYVNSDFICVYGDLLFKEDLIASLLSKFKTSDSIAIMALTKSDTPEFFGSVLVDRDEVVGIFEKSDNPPSNLINTGIYCFKKEAFSYINKTKISPRGEYELTDSLKMMIESGNKVRWIPLEGKWLDIGRPWDLIDANMFFLESVKNYASKNSEVSSDSKIGFPSYIDSGTIIDSSEIISPCLISKNVKIGKNSKIASSVIRKDVKIGENCVIENSVIMDSVKIGDNSVVSFSIIGDHSDIGNNVVFQSESQKSIQVKIKGEFVDSNRTQLGAIVGKNVKIEDNLIIKPGQKIE, encoded by the coding sequence ATGGAAGCTGTGATACTTGCCGCAGGCAAAGGCGTGAGACTTTCTCCTCTAACAGATGAAATACCAAAACCAATGTTACCTTTAGGGGATACTACAATACTTGGAAATATATTCAAGGTATTCAAATCATCAGGTATAGAAAAAATTTCAATAATAGTTGGCCACAAATCTGAAATAATTGAAGATTATATCCGAAATTGCAATTATGAGATTGACATTAATTTTATCGAGCAGAAAGAGCGTCTTGGAACTGGACATGCGCTCATGATAGCGTCAGAATATGTAAATTCTGACTTCATATGCGTCTATGGCGATTTACTGTTTAAAGAGGATTTAATTGCGTCTCTCCTCTCAAAATTTAAGACTTCTGATTCAATTGCCATAATGGCTTTAACAAAGAGTGACACACCAGAATTTTTTGGAAGTGTGCTTGTAGATAGGGATGAAGTGGTGGGGATTTTTGAGAAGTCAGATAATCCACCTTCTAACTTGATAAATACCGGAATTTATTGTTTTAAAAAAGAGGCTTTTTCATATATTAACAAGACCAAAATCTCGCCAAGAGGGGAGTATGAGCTAACAGACTCTCTGAAAATGATGATTGAAAGTGGGAATAAAGTCAGATGGATTCCTCTAGAGGGAAAATGGCTAGATATCGGAAGGCCTTGGGATTTAATCGATGCAAATATGTTCTTTTTAGAAAGTGTAAAAAATTATGCTTCAAAAAATTCAGAGGTTTCATCTGATTCAAAAATAGGATTTCCTTCGTATATAGACTCTGGCACTATAATTGATTCTTCTGAGATTATTTCCCCATGCCTAATATCAAAAAATGTCAAGATCGGAAAAAATTCAAAGATAGCTTCGTCTGTCATAAGAAAAGATGTAAAAATTGGTGAAAACTGCGTTATTGAAAATTCCGTCATAATGGACAGTGTGAAAATTGGCGATAATTCTGTTGTTTCATTTTCTATAATTGGTGACCATTCAGACATTGGAAACAATGTAGTTTTTCAAAGTGAATCTCAAAAGAGCATCCAAGTTAAAATCAAAGGAGAATTTGTGGATTCAAACAGGACACAACTCGGAGCGATAGTTGGGAAAAATGTCAAGATCGAAGATAATTTGATAATTAAGCCAGGTCAAAAAATCGAATAA
- a CDS encoding FxLYD domain-containing protein: MSRKLSSLIVIITLISAFAGCSSKDNGQTAKDVLEDWRKQNFNPIEETSSNGKTTTVPNPIKGETPSGSIACPMQIKDYKQRFEGNRVYIQGNVYNYGDASYKNPPINCVKLYIFFYNSNGNVIGEDSYYVNVGELDYGEKYPFSVSANIRSGTERYLVKVRCCNR; the protein is encoded by the coding sequence ATGTCTAGAAAATTATCTAGCTTAATTGTAATAATTACTTTGATATCAGCGTTTGCTGGATGCAGCTCTAAAGACAATGGCCAAACAGCAAAAGATGTGTTAGAGGATTGGAGAAAGCAGAACTTTAACCCGATTGAGGAAACTAGTTCAAATGGGAAAACAACTACAGTTCCTAACCCCATTAAGGGTGAAACGCCTTCTGGCTCTATAGCTTGCCCAATGCAAATAAAAGACTATAAACAAAGATTTGAAGGAAACAGAGTCTACATCCAAGGCAACGTATACAATTATGGGGATGCAAGCTATAAAAATCCACCAATAAACTGTGTGAAACTATACATTTTCTTCTATAATAGTAATGGCAATGTTATAGGGGAAGATTCTTACTATGTGAATGTCGGCGAACTCGACTATGGTGAAAAGTATCCATTCAGCGTCAGTGCAAATATCAGATCGGGGACAGAAAGATATCTAGTCAAAGTAAGGTGTTGCAATAGATGA